A single region of the Corvus hawaiiensis isolate bCorHaw1 chromosome 27, bCorHaw1.pri.cur, whole genome shotgun sequence genome encodes:
- the LRRTM4 gene encoding leucine-rich repeat transmembrane neuronal protein 4 isoform X3, whose product MGFHVIKQRGGSRVLLGLLPLALLAGLAGAQRACPKNCRCDGKIVYCESHAFRDIPHNISGGSQGLSLRYNSIQKLKSHQFAGLNQLIWLYLDHNYISSVDEDAFQGIRRLKELILSSNKITHLHNKTFHPVPNLRNLDLSYNKLQVLQAEQFKGLRKLLILHLRSNSLKTVPIRVFQDCRNLDFLDLGYNRLRSLSRNAFAGLLKLTELHLEHNQFSKINFAHFPRLFNLRSIYLQWNRIRSISQGLTWTWSSLHNLDLSGNDIAGVEPGTFQCLPNLQKLNLDSNKLTNISQETINTWISLISITLSGNMWECTRSICPLFNWLKNFKGNKESTMICAGPKHIQGEKVSDAVETYNICAEIQVVATERSYQAPKTPQRPVFIPKPTVSKLESHQPTSAMPSPSADIPTPAVEPEYEHMSFHKIIAGSVALFLSVAMILLVIYVSWKRYPASMKQLQQHTLMKRRRKKARESERQMNSPLQEYYVDYKPTNSETMDVSVNGSGPCTYTISGSRECEPI is encoded by the exons ATGG GTTTCCATGTGATCAAGCAGCGGGGAGGCTccagggtgctgctggggctgcttccCTTGGCGCTGCtggcggggctggcgggggctCAGCGAGCCTGCCCCAAGAACTGCCGCTGCGATGGCAAGATCGTGTACTGCGAGTCGCATGCCTTCCGAGACATCCCCCACAACATCTCCGGCGGCTCCCAGGGCTTGTCCCTGCGCTACAACAGCATCCAGAAGCTGAAATCCCACCAGTTCGCGGGCCTCAATCAGCTCATATGGCTTTACCTCGACCATAATTACATCAGCTCCGTGGATGAGGACGCCTTCCAGGGAATCCGCCGGCTGAAGGAGTTGATCCTGAGCTCCAACAAAATCACCCACCTGCACAACAAGACCTTCCACCCCGTGCCCAACCTCCGCAACCTGGACCTGTCCTACAAcaagctgcaggtgctgcaggcgGAGCAGTTCAAGGGCCTCCGTAAGCTCCTGATCCTGCACCTGAGGTCCAACTCGCTGAAAACGGTGCCCATCCGCGTTTTCCAGGACTGCCGCAACCTCGACTTCCTGGATTTGGGCTACAACCGCCTGCGGAGCTTGTCCCGCAACGCTTTCGCCGGCCTTTTGAAGTTGACAGAGCTCCACTTGGAGCACAACCAGTTTTCTAAGATCAATTTTGCCCACTTCCCACGGCTCTTCAACCTCCGCTCCATTTACTTGCAGTGGAATAGGATCCGCTCCATCAGCCAGGGGTTGACGTGGACCTGGAGTTCCTTGCACAACTTGGATTTATCAGGCAATGACATCGCAGGGGTAGAGCCCggcaccttccagtgcctgccTAACCTGCAAAAGCTGAACCTGGATTCCAACAAACTCACCAACATCTCCCAGGAGACCATCAACACGTGGATCTCGCTCATCTCCATCACTCTGTCTGGGAATATGTGGGAATGTACTCGAAGCATTTGCCCTCTGTTTAATTGGCTTAAGAATTTCAAGGGAAATAAGGAGAGCACCATGATCTGTGCAGGCCCCAAACACATCCAGGGCGAGAAGGTGAGCGACGCTGTGGAGACCTATAATATCTGTGCCGAAATCCAGGTGGTGGCCACTGAAAGGTCCTACCAGGCTCCCAAAACGCCCCAGAGACCCGTGTTCATCCCCAAACCCACCGTTTCCAAACTGGAAAGCCACCAGCCGACATCCGCAATGCCGAGTCCTTCCGCAGACATCCCAACGCCCGCAGTGGAGCCGGAATACGAGCACATGTCCTTCCACAAGATCATCGCGGGGAGCGTGGCCCTGTTCCTCTCCGTGGCCATGATCCTGCTGGTCATCTACGTGTCCTGGAAGCGTTATCCCGCCAGCAtgaagcagctccagcagcacacgCTCATGAAGAGGCGCAGGAAAAAGGCCCGGGAGTCGGAGAGGCAAATGAACTCCCCTTTGCAGGAGTATTACGTGGACTACAAGCCAACAAACTCTGAGACCATGGATGTATCCGTTAACGGATCTGGGCCCTGCACCTACACCATCTCTGGCTCCAGGGAATGCGAG
- the LRRTM4 gene encoding leucine-rich repeat transmembrane neuronal protein 4 isoform X2, producing MGFHVIKQRGGSRVLLGLLPLALLAGLAGAQRACPKNCRCDGKIVYCESHAFRDIPHNISGGSQGLSLRYNSIQKLKSHQFAGLNQLIWLYLDHNYISSVDEDAFQGIRRLKELILSSNKITHLHNKTFHPVPNLRNLDLSYNKLQVLQAEQFKGLRKLLILHLRSNSLKTVPIRVFQDCRNLDFLDLGYNRLRSLSRNAFAGLLKLTELHLEHNQFSKINFAHFPRLFNLRSIYLQWNRIRSISQGLTWTWSSLHNLDLSGNDIAGVEPGTFQCLPNLQKLNLDSNKLTNISQETINTWISLISITLSGNMWECTRSICPLFNWLKNFKGNKESTMICAGPKHIQGEKVSDAVETYNICAEIQVVATERSYQAPKTPQRPVFIPKPTVSKLESHQPTSAMPSPSADIPTPAVEPEYEHMSFHKIIAGSVALFLSVAMILLVIYVSWKRYPASMKQLQQHTLMKRRRKKARESERQMNSPLQEYYVDYKPTNSETMDVSVNGSGPCTYTISGSRECEVSLLP from the exons ATGG GTTTCCATGTGATCAAGCAGCGGGGAGGCTccagggtgctgctggggctgcttccCTTGGCGCTGCtggcggggctggcgggggctCAGCGAGCCTGCCCCAAGAACTGCCGCTGCGATGGCAAGATCGTGTACTGCGAGTCGCATGCCTTCCGAGACATCCCCCACAACATCTCCGGCGGCTCCCAGGGCTTGTCCCTGCGCTACAACAGCATCCAGAAGCTGAAATCCCACCAGTTCGCGGGCCTCAATCAGCTCATATGGCTTTACCTCGACCATAATTACATCAGCTCCGTGGATGAGGACGCCTTCCAGGGAATCCGCCGGCTGAAGGAGTTGATCCTGAGCTCCAACAAAATCACCCACCTGCACAACAAGACCTTCCACCCCGTGCCCAACCTCCGCAACCTGGACCTGTCCTACAAcaagctgcaggtgctgcaggcgGAGCAGTTCAAGGGCCTCCGTAAGCTCCTGATCCTGCACCTGAGGTCCAACTCGCTGAAAACGGTGCCCATCCGCGTTTTCCAGGACTGCCGCAACCTCGACTTCCTGGATTTGGGCTACAACCGCCTGCGGAGCTTGTCCCGCAACGCTTTCGCCGGCCTTTTGAAGTTGACAGAGCTCCACTTGGAGCACAACCAGTTTTCTAAGATCAATTTTGCCCACTTCCCACGGCTCTTCAACCTCCGCTCCATTTACTTGCAGTGGAATAGGATCCGCTCCATCAGCCAGGGGTTGACGTGGACCTGGAGTTCCTTGCACAACTTGGATTTATCAGGCAATGACATCGCAGGGGTAGAGCCCggcaccttccagtgcctgccTAACCTGCAAAAGCTGAACCTGGATTCCAACAAACTCACCAACATCTCCCAGGAGACCATCAACACGTGGATCTCGCTCATCTCCATCACTCTGTCTGGGAATATGTGGGAATGTACTCGAAGCATTTGCCCTCTGTTTAATTGGCTTAAGAATTTCAAGGGAAATAAGGAGAGCACCATGATCTGTGCAGGCCCCAAACACATCCAGGGCGAGAAGGTGAGCGACGCTGTGGAGACCTATAATATCTGTGCCGAAATCCAGGTGGTGGCCACTGAAAGGTCCTACCAGGCTCCCAAAACGCCCCAGAGACCCGTGTTCATCCCCAAACCCACCGTTTCCAAACTGGAAAGCCACCAGCCGACATCCGCAATGCCGAGTCCTTCCGCAGACATCCCAACGCCCGCAGTGGAGCCGGAATACGAGCACATGTCCTTCCACAAGATCATCGCGGGGAGCGTGGCCCTGTTCCTCTCCGTGGCCATGATCCTGCTGGTCATCTACGTGTCCTGGAAGCGTTATCCCGCCAGCAtgaagcagctccagcagcacacgCTCATGAAGAGGCGCAGGAAAAAGGCCCGGGAGTCGGAGAGGCAAATGAACTCCCCTTTGCAGGAGTATTACGTGGACTACAAGCCAACAAACTCTGAGACCATGGATGTATCCGTTAACGGATCTGGGCCCTGCACCTACACCATCTCTGGCTCCAGGGAATGCGAG
- the LRRTM4 gene encoding leucine-rich repeat transmembrane neuronal protein 4 isoform X4, whose protein sequence is MGFHVIKQRGGSRVLLGLLPLALLAGLAGAQRACPKNCRCDGKIVYCESHAFRDIPHNISGGSQGLSLRYNSIQKLKSHQFAGLNQLIWLYLDHNYISSVDEDAFQGIRRLKELILSSNKITHLHNKTFHPVPNLRNLDLSYNKLQVLQAEQFKGLRKLLILHLRSNSLKTVPIRVFQDCRNLDFLDLGYNRLRSLSRNAFAGLLKLTELHLEHNQFSKINFAHFPRLFNLRSIYLQWNRIRSISQGLTWTWSSLHNLDLSGNDIAGVEPGTFQCLPNLQKLNLDSNKLTNISQETINTWISLISITLSGNMWECTRSICPLFNWLKNFKGNKESTMICAGPKHIQGEKVSDAVETYNICAEIQVVATERSYQAPKTPQRPVFIPKPTVSKLESHQPTSAMPSPSADIPTPAVEPEYEHMSFHKIIAGSVALFLSVAMILLVIYVSWKRYPASMKQLQQHTLMKRRRKKARESERQMNSPLQEYYVDYKPTNSETMDVSVNGSGPCTYTISGSRECEV, encoded by the exons ATGG GTTTCCATGTGATCAAGCAGCGGGGAGGCTccagggtgctgctggggctgcttccCTTGGCGCTGCtggcggggctggcgggggctCAGCGAGCCTGCCCCAAGAACTGCCGCTGCGATGGCAAGATCGTGTACTGCGAGTCGCATGCCTTCCGAGACATCCCCCACAACATCTCCGGCGGCTCCCAGGGCTTGTCCCTGCGCTACAACAGCATCCAGAAGCTGAAATCCCACCAGTTCGCGGGCCTCAATCAGCTCATATGGCTTTACCTCGACCATAATTACATCAGCTCCGTGGATGAGGACGCCTTCCAGGGAATCCGCCGGCTGAAGGAGTTGATCCTGAGCTCCAACAAAATCACCCACCTGCACAACAAGACCTTCCACCCCGTGCCCAACCTCCGCAACCTGGACCTGTCCTACAAcaagctgcaggtgctgcaggcgGAGCAGTTCAAGGGCCTCCGTAAGCTCCTGATCCTGCACCTGAGGTCCAACTCGCTGAAAACGGTGCCCATCCGCGTTTTCCAGGACTGCCGCAACCTCGACTTCCTGGATTTGGGCTACAACCGCCTGCGGAGCTTGTCCCGCAACGCTTTCGCCGGCCTTTTGAAGTTGACAGAGCTCCACTTGGAGCACAACCAGTTTTCTAAGATCAATTTTGCCCACTTCCCACGGCTCTTCAACCTCCGCTCCATTTACTTGCAGTGGAATAGGATCCGCTCCATCAGCCAGGGGTTGACGTGGACCTGGAGTTCCTTGCACAACTTGGATTTATCAGGCAATGACATCGCAGGGGTAGAGCCCggcaccttccagtgcctgccTAACCTGCAAAAGCTGAACCTGGATTCCAACAAACTCACCAACATCTCCCAGGAGACCATCAACACGTGGATCTCGCTCATCTCCATCACTCTGTCTGGGAATATGTGGGAATGTACTCGAAGCATTTGCCCTCTGTTTAATTGGCTTAAGAATTTCAAGGGAAATAAGGAGAGCACCATGATCTGTGCAGGCCCCAAACACATCCAGGGCGAGAAGGTGAGCGACGCTGTGGAGACCTATAATATCTGTGCCGAAATCCAGGTGGTGGCCACTGAAAGGTCCTACCAGGCTCCCAAAACGCCCCAGAGACCCGTGTTCATCCCCAAACCCACCGTTTCCAAACTGGAAAGCCACCAGCCGACATCCGCAATGCCGAGTCCTTCCGCAGACATCCCAACGCCCGCAGTGGAGCCGGAATACGAGCACATGTCCTTCCACAAGATCATCGCGGGGAGCGTGGCCCTGTTCCTCTCCGTGGCCATGATCCTGCTGGTCATCTACGTGTCCTGGAAGCGTTATCCCGCCAGCAtgaagcagctccagcagcacacgCTCATGAAGAGGCGCAGGAAAAAGGCCCGGGAGTCGGAGAGGCAAATGAACTCCCCTTTGCAGGAGTATTACGTGGACTACAAGCCAACAAACTCTGAGACCATGGATGTATCCGTTAACGGATCTGGGCCCTGCACCTACACCATCTCTGGCTCCAGGGAATGCGAGGTATGA